Within the Tachysurus fulvidraco isolate hzauxx_2018 chromosome 3, HZAU_PFXX_2.0, whole genome shotgun sequence genome, the region ATTCTAGATATGTACCTCAGATCTAAGGTAAAAATCCTTAGTTGGCAGCAGCTAGTAGTatccatactgtacattctacATAGCACAGGAGCGCAATACATATTGTTACAGCTGGCCATGGATCATCGTGTAAGTCCACAGTGAACACTGAAAAACTACACTGTGTTTGCTCCTCTTGGTGGAGGTACAGGAGGCGTACCTTTGCCTGGCCCTGGTCTCTGCCCTCTGCCTCTAATTGGACTGTTCTGTCATGAGCAGGTGATGGCTTTCCCATTTGAATATCAGCCACATCCACACTATGGCAGCCATGACAGCTTCATTACTACAGTGTGTGAAAGGAACGGGAGGGGTAATGTAagcggtacacacacacacacacacacacacacacacacacacacacacacacacacacacacagacacacacacacacacacagacatacaaacacagacgtacacagacacacacacagacagacacacacacacacacacacacacacacacacacacacacacacacacatacaaacacagacacacacacacacacacacacacacacacacacacacacacacacacacacacacacacacacacacacacacacacacacacacacacactctttttatGAGCAAGTCCACAGTCCCTGAGAGGATTAATAAGACAGCTTCAGTAGAGAGTCCTCCCATTTCCAATTTGGTGCGCTCGCCCCTGCCCTTCTAGTCCATAGTGAGCACAGGAGGGCTAGAGGTGCCTTTACCTGTCTGTCATAGAGCCAGAAGCCCTTTGTTTCTTCTCATTATGAATTTATAATGAATATCACTGTCACTATGGGAAGACACGATAATCTAATTAATGTAGCAAATGTGTCAGACATGTTACAGCTTATGGCATGTTCCATTAGATTAGTGTAGCCTCTGCTGCAGTTCTGCACACATATAGTTCTGCACGAAGCTTTTACATACAGTGTAGTAGCAAAGAGTAAAATTTAAATTACACGCTaatgaaatatattaataataagaagaagaattagaATTCAGGTGCAGTTAGACTAATTGaggaaagaataataaaatgaccatttttaaaaaatgagaatttaaaaatgaaaaatgaaaaaaaatttttttttaattcattccttcattaAAAGAATGAGTAAACGttactatattatactgtattatattggGCTGGGCGCACGAAGTTTGCACTTTCCCTTGCTTCTGAGGTTTCttccaggtactccagtttcctcctccaTTCAAAAGACATGCTtagtaggctgattggcatctctaaattgtctatagGGTGTGATtgggaatatgtgtgtgtgcatatgatTGTGTCCTGTAATAGTTTGTAACACTGTCCacggtgtcccctgccttgcaCCCCTAGGAGTGCTCTAGGATAAATTCCAGGCTCCCTATGACCCTGAGTAGGATAAGCACTATAGAAAATTGATTATATACTATAAcgtgggatgtggtagtctagtggttaaggcgttatcagaaggtcatgagaaggtcatgagttcaaatcccaggtccaccaagctgccactgctggggccctgagcaaggcccttaaccctcaattgctcagttttttGTAAGtcaaattgtaagtcactctggataagggcatctgctaaatacCTGTAATGTAAATATCCATTATATATTACTAATGAAAAAACACTTAGTTGTACACTAAAGTACATTTtatgaaatacatttatttattactcttCATTTATTCTGTTCAGGGTAATGTTATATACAGAGCTCATCAGAGGATCACTGGGtctgaggcaggaatacacactGGATGGGAGGCCAGCTCATTGCAAAGCACCACtactcatacagtatattcaaatCCAAAGGTGATTTAGCATAGACATTCTACCTACTGACATATTTAGGAAGTGGAAAGAAATCAGAGAAAACAGACTGAAATTCAGGAGAGAACATGTAAAACTTTGCATACTAACCCAAGCTTAGATCAATCCTTGGACCCTGTGGTGCAGTTGGCAGTTGTTCACTGGGGTAGCTGGAGTTCTTTGGTGCCATTTGAGTTCTTCTTCACCAAGACCAGTGTTCTTTAAAATCCTTGTTTTGGGCTGCTTATTTCcaatgaagggaaattgtaatgctacagcatacagagacagatgtactgtacagtTTACAACTTTGTTTTCAACTTTGTTTCACTGGCTTGAGAAAGAAAcatatatgggtgtgatgatcaggtttTCACAAATGTTTGTCCATACAGTGTAACTGTAATCTGttcatttgttctttcttttttgtcagTGTGGTATGCAATGAACAGTGGACTAGCCTATTAGGAAATAAATGCTCTTTCACTCCCCCCACTGAAACTCGCTCCATCAGATCTaacagcactgctcgactggtcccatcatctctcagggtgttgtaggtacagtatacagcatgactcttttctgttctggcaccgaggtggtggaatgaacttcccctagatgtctgaaTAGCTGAGTCACTTCAAACaacaggtgaagacctacctcttcttGAAACACCTGAACTAGCACTTTTCCCCTAATTGTTATGTGCatgttcaaaaaataaaataacaaaaaaaaaaaaactaataccCTAACAGTTTTAGGTTAATgttatcctaagtctgtaacctagtgacccaatgttaatgtatttatcgatagagacttaaaagcacatttgtacgtcgctctgaataaggggtttctgccaaatgcagtgaatgtaaatgtgaatgctGTGAACATTGCAGTACAATGGAAATGTCACCTGCTCCATCTGGGCTGCTGAATGACCGGCTCATGAAGAAGTCAGCCCAGAGGCCGAGTGTTTCAGCATGGTAGGTGGACAGAATGATAGCTTAATGACATTAACCAACACACCTGTCAATGTGGTGGGTCACTCAAAGCAGCAAGGACTGCTCATACatctcaggtgtgtgtgcacatgcatcTTATGGCACTCCACTGGGAGAGCCATGGTCCCAGGCCTGTCAGCTTTACTAAAAGGCAGCTGACTGTGTAGGCAGCTTATTAAGACATTCTACATTGTTAGTGCGCAAGTGGCAGGCAGCAGACATGGTCCTTATGGGAACGCCTGAGTGTGGGGATTATGTACAGGGAGCAAGCGATTAGAGGGACATTTCAACCTGTTGACTAAAcctgaatatactgtacaatgctTAAACATAGAAAAACAGGAGCAGGAGAATCATTAGGATGAGAGAGGGGCAAGAGggtctcatcttttttttcttgttttagtaGATGGAGGAGGGAAGGAAAGACATAGTTAACATCATAACagacacatcatacacaccaaaTTCctgcaatatttaaaaattttcaTGATTTGTAGTGCAATCATTTATCATGTCAAACTCACATTCCGACAATGTGTATTTTACACTGATCTACACAATACCAGAAGATTAAAGTGTCCAGAGAACTAGAGAGTTCTGTAGTGTAGCAGACTGAAGAAAACATAGTAGAAGCGCCACctgctgacaaaaaaaaatctcacagcGTTTTAAACTGTTGTCAGATTTTCCAATAGTGAAATCAGTTTTTAGATATAATTGTGTTGTCTTTCAGGATTATGATCCTGACACTTAACAGCATAACGATGATTTACACAAACACCAGAATTCATCCCTCGGGACCTCACTTTTGGATATAATATTCTTTTGGTTGGTTTGTTCAGGGACATTTAATGATCATTTGCTAGGGTACGTAAATTCATCCTATAAAACACTCAAGAACCATCTGTGGttcaaacattaaaatgtttcatacAGAGGCCACACGCTGAAATGTTTTCCCACAAATTCAGTCCCAATAAGGCTTTATTATTGGgcaataaagataaatattatctagatacagtacatattcacagcacaaaaaggaaaaaggaggagCAGCTTAGATTAATCATATAGCAATTACACTTTACATATACATGTATTATTTTGGGTTGAATTCTGGCTTGAATTCTGGATGCTGTAGGAAATACACTATGATTAATTTTTTAAGAGTTTAATCATGGGCCATGACCAAAATAAATGAGACAGAAGCCAGTCACTCTGAGTCagtttctctctcctcttttgaGTTCTCTTCGGAGCCAAAACGTTGTGTCTGGGAGCCAGAGTTCTGAATGGCCTCAGTGACTGTGTAGTGACTCTTGCCCTCGGCACAGGCCTCAATAGCCTTTACACTCAGCTGGGATTGCAAAAAGAGGTGCAGACAGCTATCAGACAGCAACTCTGGGTTGTGCAGAATCCTACAGAACAAGCACATGAATGAGAGTTACACTGCTTAAACATTTGAGCCTCAAATGACCTACATTCAAACTTTAATGCAAATGATAAATCAAAAGCACATTTGGTTTTAAGATAGGTGGTCACAGAGATACTCATACAAGACACCTACTCTTTCAGGAAATGCCTTAGTCCTTCCATGCGAGTAGCGATCTGTTTGGCATTGTTGAGGCTGAAGAAGGGGTTCTTTGGGGGAAGCTCAGGTAGATTCACTCTAAAGATCACACCACAGTCCAACAAACCAGTTAATGTAGCAGCTATAGTAATATTTGCAATAATATATATGTagtatatttttaatcacaGTATTTCATTTCTTGTATGCAAGAATTGTCAGATATTTTACAGATATATTAGATTATTGTGTATATATGGCCAAACATAtgtgaacaccttctgaccaaaccAATATGTTTTTCTGGAACATAACATTCCAAATCGTGTAGTTAATATGAAGTTCTATGACAGCTGCTCTTTCTACTGAGCTTTCTACTAGATTTTGGGTCAGGGCTTTGTGTTGGCCTCTTGAGTTCTTTCACAAGAAACATGTCAAGCCATGACTTTGTGGGCCTTCATTTGTGcactttgtcattgttgtgCTTGAACaggtttttgtttcttatttctaGTGAAAGAATTGTAATTCCACAAACTTTGTGGCAAGAGTTTGGGGATGAACCAAATATAGATTTGATGGTCAGGCATCCATGTATTTTGGCCATGTAGTATATGTCAGTAATATCACttaaatagaaaatatactGAAATAGTAAAGTAGAGAGATCATAAAATCAAAAGTCAATCTTTAACTTAAGTGCCATCTTAAAAATGtaacttaaaaatataaaacatgcttttttttttaattagtaaaGACCTAAAGGGTACATACACAAGCAAGGCATTCTCTTGAAGCTTCTGCCTCAACCATACAAACTCACTGTACCTCCGTCGCACACAAGAGTTCTTCTTATTGAAGGCCAAGCTGTTTGTCTATAAGCACCATGAGAGGCATAGATTTACTGACACCATACACATAATAAACAGGAGCATGATTCAGGATCTTATATAGTTTGTGAGTTAATTAGAACACTTACATGTATGCAGATTTCATAATCCAGATATGCATGCCAGAAGTCCTCCTTTTGAATGCGAGGATCCCGGACCCACACACTGATTAACTCCTGCATAGGACTATAGAGACGGAACAGCAAAATACAGTGTCTATTGCTCAGAGTGCAACAAAATGTCTGAGAGACCGAAAGGGGAAGTTTTTGAACCATGTAGCAATTGAGGAATTACTCATGCTGCTAAGCATTTTTCCATTATTTAGATAAAAGAAACATACTTCTTACTTTTGATCTGTGATGGTCAAAAGGTGCTCAGTAATGACTACAAATGTTAAGATTAAGTGCaggtcaaaaagaaaaacaataaatacaacttAAACATGTAATTTTACAAAGAACCCTATTGAAAAgtcaatacatttaaatgttaaaataagtaATTTATTCCCTATTCGTGGTAATCTAGTCTTAAATACACATAACAGAGACGAATGGCAACAGTAGTGTATAGTAAAAGGAATGACACTTTCTCAAGTTAATCTGAAATTTATTGTTCTGGCTGCTCATTAAAATCCACAAATAAACCATAAAGAGACCACGAAAGTGAAACTGACATACTACATTTCGTAACGCAATGCACTGTGCTGGCAGAGatgtaataaaatatcacactgtGCTAACAGtgcttttaaagaaaacatggtCTTATAATGctacatttgtatttatttgtgcaaataaacaaaactacaAATTTCACAGATCACTGGTCTTAATCACAGTAGAAGAAGTGCTAAAACAGCTACACAGAGATCAACAGTAACAGTGATTACTCCTAATATCCAAGTTCTCATTAGTATATGATCTGACCCCTTGGGTCTttttaagtcaagtcaaatttAAAAGACAGTAAAACAATAGGGTAAcgctttttaaacaaatctacAGTTTAAATACAGCACCGATTACCAACCATTTAGCCTATAATCTAGTTAATATTATAAACCTTTCATCctacagtgcagttcagtgtgcTATGACATGGTTCACAGTGTATGGGGATTTACACACTTTCACAACAAGACTTTTCACAGACACGAAACCCCATTGGATGTGTTTGAGGGGAAATGACAAAAGCTGCCATGATGCATTGTTTAGTTCATTGTCACTGTTCCTCTTCCTCATGCCAGCTCAGCTTATCCTCATAAAAGCTGATAACCATCTTGGGCCATCTTACGCTGGCCTCCCTGGCTGACAGCAGCGCCACATCGTCTGTGTCTTTCCTGCAATGGGATTTAAGAACAGTCATTAACTGCTAAATAgcgaaatgtaaatgaacataaAACCTCACATACTAAACTTTGAGTAATAACCAAAAGATGTACAAGAGGAACCGTGCCATTTGATTAGGAACATGAGCTGTCCGTGTCGGTCAGTGGAGCCAATGATGCGTTCTGGTTCCTGCATTAGGGGTTGGTTGTCTGTGGTCTCTGTTTCGCAATCCGCAGATTCCCCAGTCTCACACACTGTCTGCTCTTTCTCAGActgatgctgatgctgctgGCATTTAATGGTAAACATAGAACAACTATTAAACACATGATAAGGTCTGTTAACTGCATGCTGTAATAATGACAGTAGTAATGACTACagtaattattaaaaagttGCTAAAAAGTAGCCCTATATCATTCCCGAAGATAAAGGTTGGATATTTCTGGCTAATTTTGAGGAGacctaattttttatttagatcatTTGATAAGTTATATGATATAACAAAATGCCTAGAAACGTACGTTGTCTGCATCCAGCTCTGTCTGTTCTTCTTTGGGTTGAATAACAGAATCCAGAGTGAGATTTTCCTTGCTTTCTGTCTCACCTGAGACAGCCAGGTTTCTGTGAAACTCTTCAATCAGCTCGGGGCAGTCCAGATTGTCCTCTGGCTCCCAAGTGTTTTCAGCACTGGGGATGAAAATTGGTTTAATTAGGTTCACATTTGCATTATATATTGACTCATGAGGTTACAAGAAGTTACAGCACTTTGCCTGAGCTGATGTTAACATTTTATTCTGCTCAGCatgaaataatagaaatataatGGATGGTTTGCAGAAAGTAACTATAGGATTATCtgctaatattatattatatgatccAATCAATTAAACTTTTCAAGATGTGTCAAAACTCCTTCATTGACCCAATGTACTGTAAGAGAACCTACAAaaactgtacatacatacacagctACCCTGTCAGCAATTTCCAGACACTTACTCAGTGAATCCTTTCCACTTCAGATAGTATTCCACTTTTCCATCATTGACTCTTCGACGAATAATTTTTTCCACAGCAAACTCCTGCACAACTGTTGTCTCTTCTGCCTTCCTGTTTTTCACATTCTGCTTTTTcctcatgtttttttctgagaCAAATGAAGACATATGTGGGCATGGTTAAgttctacattttatttgtcatgtatGCAGTTGcttatacactgtatacaacttgcagtgaaaaaaaaacccagtgtACTTCTTCTTAGACTGTGCATACAAAAccattagaaataaaataataataataataataataataataataataataataataatatgacaaATATAGATTGTAATGTACAATTTTGTTATAGGTGGTAACAGTACATAATGTGTTAGACAATCTGGTGCAACCATTTCTCAAGTCTGTCCTGCTGGTGTATGAGCCAAAAAAAATAGGTACGGTGTGTGCTTAAAATAGGAATTGAGCCATAGTGGTCATGCATGGGGCAATTCTTGGATTTGTATGTTAgctagggttgcaaaattccaggaattttcaaggctggaaactttccatgggaatcaACGGAaatatatgggaataaactgggaattaaaaaaaaatgcagagttggctataacaaggaacttaaatgtagttaaaaaaatattaacataattttgttaaaaattaaaaatcttaacaagaagatttaatgcaattaaagttaaattaattTGTACCCTGCATCACTCGGtcactggagggccattgaagCCAAACCCCATGCatgtacttacattcttccgtaacatgcacagtaacactttattttagggtcatttaactagttgcttattatcatgaatattaatagaatattggataattattagtacttattaagcacatataaatgccttattctgcatgaccttattctacattcttaattgtacccaatacctaaactacCTTACTAaatcttaataagcagtaaattaggagtgttaccacatgcacagataatttgatgactctcccccacacactcactcccccgaaataaaaaaaatcctctataaaataatgtttattacaattattaattttatgatgtttattacaagcatcataatgtttattatgcttttgtgttactcaatgaaagaatcaattaaagttctacttacaattaaatcagtcaagacatcATTTTTACAATTTGGATTACCTTACATgtatgtctgcttatgaccaaataaaatctttatttatgtttgtatgtgatatagtttatataaaattcccagaaattcctgtaaattctcATAAATGCCCGTAAATTTCtataaattcctgtaaagtttccaattttgaatatttccaaaattccccagattaagttcctgtggaaagtttccggaaattttctgcccctttgcaaccctaatgTTAGCCCTTGCCCACACCACCCAAAACTTGCCAGTATGGGCTAGAACCAGTATAGACATGTTAGTTAGATATACCAAAACATCACAGCAGAGAAACCTCAGTTTTAACCCTCTAGGTATACAGTCACAGAAAACTTTTTTAAGCTTGTATAAGACTATACTAACATTTGGTATGGTTT harbors:
- the cbx3b gene encoding chromobox protein homolog 3b isoform X3 is translated as MSPPSGNACADHPRFVVDLGGVLVCGVSINLSILIFKKAGEKNMRKKQNVKNRKAEETTVVQEFAVEKIIRRRVNDGKVEYYLKWKGFTDAENTWEPEDNLDCPELIEEFHRNLAVSGETESKENLTLDSVIQPKEEQTELDADNHQSEKEQTVCETGESADCETETTDNQPLMQEPERIIGSTDRHGQLMFLIKWKDTDDVALLSAREASVRWPKMVISFYEDKLSWHEEEEQ
- the snx10b gene encoding sorting nexin-10B isoform X1 yields the protein MQELISVWVRDPRIQKEDFWHAYLDYEICIHTNSLAFNKKNSCVRRRYSEFVWLRQKLQENALLVVNLPELPPKNPFFSLNNAKQIATRMEGLRHFLKEILHNPELLSDSCLHLFLQSQLSVKAIEACAEGKSHYTVTEAIQNSGSQTQRFGSEENSKEERETDSE
- the snx10b gene encoding sorting nexin-10B isoform X2; the encoded protein is MQELISVWVRDPRIQKEDFWHAYLDYEICIHTNSLAFNKKNSCVRRRVNLPELPPKNPFFSLNNAKQIATRMEGLRHFLKEILHNPELLSDSCLHLFLQSQLSVKAIEACAEGKSHYTVTEAIQNSGSQTQRFGSEENSKEERETDSE
- the cbx3b gene encoding chromobox protein homolog 3b isoform X5, with product MRKKQNVKNRKAEETTVVQEFAVEKIIRRRVNDGKVEYYLKWKGFTDAENTWEPEDNLDCPELIEEFHRNLAVSGETESKENLTLDSVIQPKEEQTELDADNHQHQSEKEQTVCETGESADCETETTDNQPLMQEPERIIGSTDRHGQLMFLIKWKDTDDVALLSAREASVRWPKMVISFYEDKLSWHEEEEQ
- the cbx3b gene encoding chromobox protein homolog 3b isoform X1, with the translated sequence MSPPSGNACADHPRFVVDLGGVLVCGVSINLSILIFKKAGEKNMRKKQNVKNRKAEETTVVQEFAVEKIIRRRVNDGKVEYYLKWKGFTDAENTWEPEDNLDCPELIEEFHRNLAVSGETESKENLTLDSVIQPKEEQTELDADNQHQHQSEKEQTVCETGESADCETETTDNQPLMQEPERIIGSTDRHGQLMFLIKWKDTDDVALLSAREASVRWPKMVISFYEDKLSWHEEEEQ
- the cbx3b gene encoding chromobox protein homolog 3b isoform X4, whose product is MRKKQNVKNRKAEETTVVQEFAVEKIIRRRVNDGKVEYYLKWKGFTDAENTWEPEDNLDCPELIEEFHRNLAVSGETESKENLTLDSVIQPKEEQTELDADNQHQHQSEKEQTVCETGESADCETETTDNQPLMQEPERIIGSTDRHGQLMFLIKWKDTDDVALLSAREASVRWPKMVISFYEDKLSWHEEEEQ
- the cbx3b gene encoding chromobox protein homolog 3b isoform X2, which translates into the protein MSPPSGNACADHPRFVVDLGGVLVCGVSINLSILIFKKAGEKNMRKKQNVKNRKAEETTVVQEFAVEKIIRRRVNDGKVEYYLKWKGFTDAENTWEPEDNLDCPELIEEFHRNLAVSGETESKENLTLDSVIQPKEEQTELDADNHQHQSEKEQTVCETGESADCETETTDNQPLMQEPERIIGSTDRHGQLMFLIKWKDTDDVALLSAREASVRWPKMVISFYEDKLSWHEEEEQ